The Alkaliphilus flagellatus genome includes a window with the following:
- a CDS encoding alpha-ketoacid dehydrogenase subunit beta has product MKKMTYAEAIREGMRIKMKEDPNVLIFGEDVGAFGGCFGVTGSLHSEFGDERVRDTPISEGVIIGCAVGAAATGLKPIAELMFIDFLTVGMDQLVNQAAKMRYMVGGKISLPMVVRLPAGAGTRAAAQHSQSLEAWLTHIPGLKVVYPSTPNDALGLMISAIDEDNPVMFVEHKVLYALEGEVDENIKPIPLGLADVKREGNDITIIATGKMVHEALNAAEVLAKDGIDVEVIDPRTLYPLDKETIFKSIEKTNKVAIVTEETKRGSYAGEISAIIAEEFFDYLDAPITRICSLDTPIPFSPKLEDYVIPDSQDIVNAIKKMF; this is encoded by the coding sequence ATGAAAAAAATGACTTATGCAGAAGCTATTAGAGAAGGTATGAGAATTAAAATGAAAGAAGATCCAAATGTTCTTATATTTGGAGAAGACGTAGGTGCCTTTGGAGGATGCTTTGGAGTTACAGGTAGTTTGCATAGTGAATTTGGAGATGAAAGGGTTAGAGATACTCCTATATCTGAAGGTGTTATTATTGGTTGTGCAGTAGGGGCTGCAGCTACTGGATTAAAACCTATAGCAGAGTTAATGTTTATTGACTTCCTTACTGTAGGTATGGATCAGTTAGTTAATCAAGCAGCTAAAATGAGATATATGGTTGGCGGAAAGATATCCCTACCAATGGTTGTTAGATTACCTGCTGGAGCAGGCACACGAGCAGCAGCTCAACATTCCCAGTCCTTAGAGGCATGGTTAACTCATATACCTGGATTAAAAGTTGTTTATCCTTCAACTCCAAATGATGCTCTGGGATTAATGATAAGTGCTATAGATGAAGATAACCCAGTAATGTTTGTAGAGCATAAAGTTCTTTATGCTTTAGAAGGGGAAGTGGATGAAAATATAAAACCTATTCCTTTAGGATTAGCAGATGTAAAAAGAGAAGGTAATGATATTACTATAATAGCAACAGGGAAAATGGTCCATGAAGCATTAAATGCGGCTGAAGTATTAGCAAAAGATGGTATAGATGTTGAAGTAATAGACCCTAGAACATTATATCCTCTTGATAAAGAAACCATATTTAAATCTATAGAGAAAACTAATAAAGTTGCAATAGTTACAGAAGAAACAAAACGTGGAAGCTATGCAGGAGAAATTTCCGCTATTATAGCTGAGGAATTTTTTGATTATCTAGATGCACCTATAACTAGAATATGCAGTTTAGATACACCGATACCATTCTCTCCAAAGCTTGAGGACTATGTAATACCAGATTCCCAAGATATAGTAAATGCTATTAAAAAGATGTTTTAA
- a CDS encoding dihydrolipoamide acetyltransferase family protein, with translation MAKIITMPKLGLTMTKGKIVKWYKNENDQVKEGEKLFSVETDKLTNDIEAKDSGVLRKIIVQSGQDVPCLQAIAIIADANEDISALLSETGGEDTSTVEKKKEDNLDVKTKEVAKKIDRNIKISPVAKKLAIENGIDPSEIIGTGPDGRIVLKDVDKFIDEISKIKITPAATKTAKELGIDPTIINKDGRIRKEDIYKFDNYRRLNEKANPIDKRIPMSTMRKVIAERMTYSWNTSPVVNYDIRVDVSKLKELKNELKSVANVTFTDLIVKIVSKLLLEFPLINSSIDGEEIILRNYVNMGVAVALEDGLIVPVVKHSHIKGLKEISDEIKDLAYKAKNNQLASDELSDGTFTITNIGMFGVESFTPIINQPESAILGVNAIVETLALENGNVVKKPLMNLSLTADHRNIDGAVAAQFLAKLKQYIESPSMMLL, from the coding sequence ATGGCAAAAATTATAACTATGCCCAAACTTGGGTTAACAATGACAAAAGGGAAAATTGTTAAATGGTATAAAAATGAAAATGACCAAGTAAAAGAAGGAGAGAAATTATTTTCTGTGGAAACAGATAAACTTACTAATGATATAGAAGCTAAAGACAGCGGAGTTTTAAGAAAGATAATAGTTCAAAGTGGACAAGACGTGCCGTGCCTACAAGCAATAGCCATAATTGCAGATGCTAATGAAGATATATCTGCTCTTTTATCGGAAACAGGAGGAGAGGATACCTCTACTGTAGAGAAAAAGAAAGAGGATAATTTAGATGTTAAAACTAAAGAGGTAGCTAAGAAAATTGATAGAAATATAAAAATATCACCAGTTGCTAAAAAATTAGCTATAGAAAATGGTATAGACCCATCAGAAATTATAGGCACAGGGCCAGATGGAAGAATAGTTTTAAAGGATGTAGACAAATTTATAGATGAAATAAGTAAGATAAAGATAACTCCAGCAGCAACTAAAACAGCTAAAGAACTAGGTATAGATCCAACAATAATCAATAAAGATGGCAGAATTAGAAAAGAAGATATATATAAGTTTGATAATTATAGAAGACTTAATGAAAAGGCTAATCCTATAGATAAAAGAATTCCAATGAGTACAATGAGAAAAGTAATTGCAGAAAGAATGACTTATAGTTGGAATACATCACCAGTGGTAAATTATGATATAAGAGTTGATGTAAGTAAGCTTAAAGAATTAAAAAATGAATTAAAGTCTGTTGCAAATGTTACATTTACAGATTTAATAGTAAAGATAGTATCTAAGCTTTTATTGGAATTCCCATTAATCAATAGTTCTATAGATGGAGAGGAAATTATACTTAGAAACTATGTAAATATGGGGGTAGCAGTTGCACTAGAGGATGGATTAATAGTACCTGTGGTTAAACATAGTCATATTAAAGGATTAAAGGAAATTTCAGATGAAATAAAAGATCTCGCGTATAAAGCTAAAAATAATCAATTAGCATCTGATGAGCTTAGTGATGGTACTTTTACTATCACTAATATAGGAATGTTTGGTGTAGAATCCTTTACTCCTATAATCAATCAACCAGAGTCAGCTATACTTGGAGTAAATGCTATAGTAGAAACCCTTGCATTAGAAAATGGAAATGTAGTAAAAAAACCTTTAATGAATCTATCACTTACAGCAGACCATAGAAATATAGACGGTGCAGTAGCTGCTCAATTTTTAGCTAAATTAAAACAATATATAGAAAGCCCATCGATGATGCTACTTTAG
- the lpdA gene encoding dihydrolipoyl dehydrogenase, protein MKIVVLGGGPGGYVCAIKAAQLGAEVTIVEQDNMGGTCLNVGCIPTKVLLHSTEIYRLLNKESADLGFDMDNLKINWNTVQNRKDMVVTQLVDGVNTLLESNKIRIIKGKGQFVSKNQIEVISNNNDKSLVNFDKAVIATGSSPVKIPIGGVELEGVLTSTEALSLDNIPKSMCIIGGGVIGVEFANIYSNLGSKVTIVEMLPNIVSNMDEDIVNCLKSQLIESNIDIYTSTKAEKIEKEENKLKVIIATPSGNKHIASDKVLMSTGRRPNIEGIGLEAIGVKIEKGAIEVDKSMKTNVENIYAIGDCVGGALLAHVASAHGIIAAENIMGIFTPIDFKTIPYCVYTKPEIASVGLTEKQALNKGYNVKIGTFPLYANGKSLIMGDVNGLVKYVVDSSTDEILGLHIAGPNATELIAVGALAIRLETTVDEIISTIHAHPTVSESLCEAAHAVNGNAIHLPNI, encoded by the coding sequence ATGAAGATAGTTGTTTTAGGAGGAGGACCCGGAGGATACGTTTGTGCTATTAAGGCAGCCCAATTAGGAGCAGAAGTTACTATTGTAGAGCAAGATAATATGGGAGGAACTTGTCTAAATGTAGGTTGTATACCAACAAAGGTACTTCTCCACTCTACAGAGATTTATAGACTTTTAAATAAAGAATCTGCTGATCTAGGTTTTGATATGGATAATTTGAAAATAAATTGGAACACTGTACAGAACAGAAAAGATATGGTTGTAACCCAATTAGTAGATGGAGTAAATACTTTATTAGAGTCAAATAAGATAAGGATTATAAAAGGAAAAGGCCAATTTGTATCTAAAAATCAGATAGAAGTTATATCAAATAATAATGATAAATCTTTAGTTAATTTTGATAAGGCTGTTATTGCCACAGGTTCAAGCCCTGTAAAAATACCAATAGGAGGTGTAGAATTAGAAGGCGTACTTACTAGTACAGAAGCTCTATCCTTAGATAATATTCCTAAAAGCATGTGCATAATAGGCGGCGGGGTAATAGGAGTAGAATTTGCTAATATTTATTCTAATCTAGGCTCAAAAGTTACAATAGTGGAAATGCTTCCTAATATAGTTTCAAATATGGATGAAGATATTGTTAACTGCTTAAAGTCACAGTTGATTGAATCTAATATTGATATATATACTAGTACAAAGGCAGAAAAAATTGAGAAAGAAGAAAATAAGTTAAAGGTTATCATAGCTACGCCTTCGGGAAATAAACATATAGCGTCAGATAAGGTTTTAATGTCTACAGGAAGAAGACCTAATATTGAAGGTATAGGATTAGAAGCTATAGGTGTAAAGATTGAAAAAGGAGCTATAGAAGTAGATAAGAGTATGAAAACTAATGTAGAAAACATATATGCTATAGGAGATTGTGTAGGTGGAGCATTACTTGCCCATGTAGCATCAGCTCATGGTATCATTGCTGCTGAAAATATTATGGGAATATTCACACCAATTGATTTTAAAACAATACCATATTGTGTTTATACAAAGCCAGAAATTGCATCTGTTGGATTAACAGAAAAACAAGCTTTAAACAAAGGATATAACGTTAAAATTGGAACATTCCCCTTATATGCAAATGGAAAATCTCTTATTATGGGAGATGTAAATGGATTAGTTAAATATGTGGTAGATAGTAGTACAGATGAAATACTTGGACTTCATATAGCAGGTCCTAATGCTACAGAGTTAATAGCAGTAGGAGCATTAGCAATAAGACTTGAGACAACAGTGGATGAGATTATATCTACAATTCATGCTCATCCTACTGTTAGTGAAAGCCTTTGTGAAGCTGCACATGCAGTAAATGGGAATGCTATACATTTACCAAATATTTAG